AGTTTTAAGCAAAGCTCTCGCACGACGGACAGATATAGAACAGATAACAGGATGCTCAGACATACATCTGCCGCCCAGCCGAGAACCAGTTTGTCGTTGACAGATGAAACTGCAGCTCCTCAACAGACCAAGCTCCAGAACGAGGCTTCAGTACCACGCGATCCGCAGCAGCTCGGACCTCATGTGTTCCATCACTCTGAAGAAGTTCTCCAGCAACGCCAGTGCTTCCTTTCGGCAGAGCAAGCTCCACCGGCGGCATGATGCAGACGCCATGTCCCAGATGCTCAGTGTACTTCTCCAGCTTCTCTCCTGAAAACAAATGGCGTTACGGTGAGTCCAGATAGCCCATAATACAGAAGATGAAACAACATTATGAGCAGCATGTTTTTTATTGCTAATCCACCACCGGGCAACAGATTCAAAATCAGCTCCGATGGTTAATCCCAAGACGTCAGCAAGCAGGTTCCAGATGTTCCTGGCAACCACACAATCGAAAAAGAGATGTTTGACTGTCTCCTCCTCGCTACAGAAAATGCAAGAAGGATCCTCAACATGGCGGCGTTTCCCAAGGTTATCTCTAGTAAGAATTTTGTTGTTGGCCAGCAACCGTAAGAAAATATGGATCCTGGGGGGAACATTAATGTTCCAAACAGCAGGTGTATGCACAGGAgtcaaccccccccccccccccaatagTTCACAATTGCATAAAAGGACTTAACAGAATAGATCCCTGAAGGGTGGAACATCCAAATGGGATTGTCTACTTCATTAGAGAGAATCACACTAGAAACTACATCTTCAAGTTCATACCAACGAGCCAAAGTGATTCAGAGAAAGAACGACGAAAGGAAAGTTTCAGTTGGTCCCCATCCCAAATATCTGCGGTGGGGAGATAATGTTCGTTAGCAATAGTGTATAGATCCCAGAACTGAGTAGCAAGACAGGAATGACCAAACCACACATCCTCCCTAAATTTCACAGTTTTTCCATTCCCAACTTTCCACCTGTAGCCCATCTTGGCAGCACTAGCAGCCCAGGCAATCCCTTTCCAAAAAGGGGAGTCATTAAGCCCAGAGGTCCAGAGGATGTTGGAATTTACAGAATTGTACTTAAAATCCACAATTTTCTTCCAGATTTTGTTATCATCTAAATGATATCTCTTAATCCAAGAAGCCAGAAGACAAAGGTTGAAATCCCTAAGGTTATGCACACCCATCCCACCAAATCCTTGTTCGGAGAGATCAGCCCCCAGTTGGCTAAATGATACTTGTGCTGATCATCATAGTTCCCCCAGAAAAAATGACTCATTTGGGAGGAGATGGCATGAATAGCCCACTTAGGGAATTTGAGAAAGGAAAGGAGATAGGTAGGAATGCTGGAAATACAGAACTTGAGTAGCGCTAGTTTACCCCCATAAGAGAGAAACCTGCCCTTCCAGCCAGAAATTCTTTTAATCACTTTATCAACAATAGGTTGCAGATCCTTTTTTCTCAGCTTGGAGTAGTGAAGAGGGACACCCAAATACTTGAAGGGGAAAGAGCCCAGCTTGCAGCAGAAAATAAGGGCAAATTCTCTAGAAGCAGAAGGATTCATGTTAATGGTCATAAGATCACTCTTATGGAAGTTGATTCTCATTCCAGAGAGTTGCTCAAAGCAGGTCAAGAGCCATTTGAGATGGCGAGCATAAGTCAGTTTATTTTCAAGGAAGAGAATGGTGTCATCAGCGTATTACAAGCTAATGAGACCTCCCTGCACAACCTGAGGGAGTAGTCCCCGGATCAGATTGGCTTGGGCAGCTTTGTAAAGCATCTTTGAGAAAACATCAGCAACAAAATTGAAGAGGATGAGGGAGAGAGGATCACCCTGCTTCAGATCCTTGCCAGCAATGACATAGGATCCAATAGAGTTGTTAATTTTAACACTAAAAGACCCATTGGCTAGGATGCTTTTAATCCACCTCCTCCAAATAGCACCAAAGCCACGAGAAGCTAACATCTCGTCAAGGAACTCCCAGTTAATCCTGTCATAAGCCTTCTCATAATCAAGTTTTAAAACAAGACCAGGGTTCTTTGACTGGTGGGCATAATGGATGATTTCATGGGCAGAGACCACACTCTCAAGAATGTATCTGCCCTTGATAAAAGCGGTCTGATTAGAAGAGATAATTCTATCACCAACAGGAGAAATCCTGTTAGTCATAGCTTTAGTAATAATTTTAAGGCTGCAGTTTCCCAGACTAATAGGCCTGAACTTTTTCATCTCCCTGGCATTTTGTTCCTTAGGAATTAAGGTTAAGATAGAGAAATTGAGCCTAGCCACATCCAAGGCACCACTGTGAAAGTCTTGAACTAGAGCCATAAAGTCAGATTTTATGAGGTACCAGGATTTTTGATAAAAGAGAAAGGGGAAACCATCTGGTCCAGGTGCCCGGAGCCAAAAACATCACATTTAATTTCTTCCTCAGAAAATGGTTGCTCAAGCAACACATTTTCATCATGGGTAACCAGATCTTAGAATCCCAAAAATGTTCATCTAAAGAGATGTTGTGTCAAACCCAAAGAGAGTTTTGTAATAGGAAGAAGCAACTTCAAGCATCCCAGGCACATCATATACAGGACCATCAGGCCCATCTAGTACAGCCAAAGTTGTCTTCCTTCTC
The Brachypodium distachyon strain Bd21 chromosome 2, Brachypodium_distachyon_v3.0, whole genome shotgun sequence genome window above contains:
- the LOC112270750 gene encoding uncharacterized protein LOC112270750, which gives rise to MTNRISPVGDRIISSNQTAFIKGRYILESVVSAHEIIHYAHQSKNPGLVLKLDYEKAYDRINWEFLDEMLASRGFGAIWRRWIKSILANGSFSVKINNSIGSYVIAGKDLKQGDPLSLILFNFVADVFSKMLYKAAQANLIRGLLPQVVQGGLISLEFALIFCCKLGSFPFKYLGVPLHYSKLRKKDLQPIVDKVIKRISGWKGRFLSYGGIAWAASAAKMGYRWKVGNGKTVKFREDVWFGHSCLATQFWDLYTIANEHYLPTADIWDGDQLKLSFRRSFSESLWLVGEKLEKYTEHLGHGVCIMPPVELALPKGSTGVAGELLQSDGTHEVRAAADRVVLKPRSGAWSVEELQFHLSTTNWFSAGRQMYV